The nucleotide window CCGAACCGCATCGCGCGATCCTTAGCGATGCAAGCGCCGCCGGCGTGAACGTCTGCGACAGCATGCGTGAATACATCGTCGGCACGCCGGTGATGATCGTCGGGCGGTGCCGCTCCATCAACACAGGCATGTCGTCGGCGCGAAAGCGGTCGGCGAAGATAATCGTCGCACCTGTCAGCAACGGGGCGAATAACTGATTGTTCACGCCGTTCGTGTGATAGATCGGCATCACGTGCAGCAAGCGGTCTTGCGCTGAAAGGCCCGTGTGGGCGATTACGCCAAGCGCATTGTTCAACAGCGCGCGTTGCGTCAGTTCAACCGCCTTGGGGCGGCCGGTGCTTCCCGATGTGAACAGAAGCAATGCGGGCGTGCGTTCGTCGACATCGTGTTCGCATGTCGAGTCAGCCGTGGCTTCGGCTGCGGCGTACGCGCCGAGTTGCGCAACATCGATGGCGCGGATGGTGCCGCGCCCGTCGGGATCGCGCTTAAGCCCCTGTACGAGGTCGCTATTGGCGGAATCGAATACGAGCCCTTTCGCGCCGACCAGCGTCAATCGTTCATCGATCTCTTCCGCCGGCAGTTTAGGTTCGAGTACGCATGGACACAGCCCGCAACGGATGGCGGCAAGCAGAACCACGACCGCGTCGAGCGAGCGGCTCATTGCAATCGCCACTGCGTCGCTTCGCGCGAGGCCCTGCGCAAGCAGGCCGGCGGCGGTCGTTGCGGTGGCATCGGCGAGTTGCGCGTACGTGAATGACCGGTTGCCGTCGTCGAGCGCGGTCAAAGCCGCGACTTCCGGTTTGCTCCAGCACGCGGTGAGCGCCTCGGCCAGCGTTTGCGTGGCGCGATTTGCGGTGCTGGTCGTGCCGCGTTCCGTGTTCCGCGGCGAATCGGATTGCTTCAGCATCGTGCTTACCTCAGGCGAATGGCCGCGTCGTGTTCGAATTGCCCAGCGTGATCGAGCGCGCGCAGCGCCTCACGCTCACGTTGACTCGGCGGCCGAGTCGGTTCCGCACCGGTTGCATCGAATTCGAAGCCGGTGCGCTCACGCACTTCGTCGAGGCTCGATTCCGGATGCCACGACTGCAGCGCGAGCCGGTTATCGCGCTTCACGAATACCGCAATCGGTGTGACGACGCCATGCATGCCGCCCCACGACGTGACGAAATCGAGCTTCTGCACAAGGGTGCGGCGCGAATGTTCGGTGCGCCACGTGCATGCGCGACGCGCGGTCGGCAGCATCACGGCGCCGCCGCCGCCGCCGGGCAGGCGTACTTTTGGATGATCCCATTCCCCAATGCACGAGTTGTTCGCACAACCGCTTCCGTCGAGCTGTGCGGCGCCGAGAAAAGTCAGGTCCATGCGGCCGCGCGCGCAGAGGTCGTAGAAGTCTTCGTTCGCGAAGATCGAAGCCGAGCCTTCGGCCAGCACCGGGTCCGAACTCGACAGCGGAATCGACGACGGCGTAGGATTCACGCCGCCCGCGACGTTGATATAGACGAAGTCCCAATCGTAGGCGCGCTTGGCCATCAGGCACGCGAGCATCGGCAACGTCGAATTCACACCGCTGAAGGTGATCTCGTTCGGGCGGATGAAACGTGCGAGATTCGTGACGATATAGGAGAAGCCTGACCACGGTTCATGCATGATGCGCGCTCCTTTCTTCCGGCGCTTGAGCGAGGTGTGCGTCGAGCACCTGTTCGCCCGCGGGCAGATACGCCTCCACCGCGGCATAGTCGACTGCGTACTTCGGCCAGCACGACCCCGGCCACGCGCCGTTCGGAACGATTGCGTACGCTTCGACCATGAAGTAGGGAATCACCGTCAGCTCCGGCTGAGCCGAAAAATCTTCGTCCGAAATCTCTTCGGCGACGACGAGCACGCTCTTCGAAGCACGACTGATGATGCGGTCCCAGTGATACGTGCCGGCAATGCGGACATTGCCCTGTCTGTCGACGCTATTCGCGTGGACAACGGCAAAGTCCGGCGCGATTGCCGGAATCACCCACGTCGCAACGCCGCTGCCATACGGGTCTTCGATGCACTTCCAGTTGTTGATTCGTGTGAGGTCGCTGCCGTGCAGTCCGGCGCAAGGCTGAAACGGCACGCCGAATGCGGCTGCGCGCAAGCCGGCGGTCAGGCTCGCGCACGCGTGTTCTTCAAGCGCGAGCGCGCCGCTTTCGACCGCTTTGCGGTAGTACGGAGCAAGACCGAAATTGCCCTCCATCGCAACGATGCCGCAACGCGCGCGGCTCGCGACACCCGCGCGGCAGAGGATGTCGATGTCGTATCCCGGCGACTGCTTGATCACTTCGATGCCGCGCTTCTGCTGGCGAATCAGTTCGCGCACGAACGCGAACGGACCGCGATGCAGGAAGCTGCCGCCAAGGCCCAGCGATGCGCCATCGGGTACGCGTGCGACGAGTTCTGAAAGGGACACCTGCTTATCGGTGTCCGGAAAACCGGAAGTCATGACGTCTCCTTCTGCGGATGCTCACTGCGCGGGCTCGACGCGGGGTTTCGATAGGCATCGATGCGGCGCTTGAGACCAGGTTCGGCTGCCGAGCGGACGAGAGCGGCAAGATCGGCGTTCGCGTGGTCGTCGTGCATCGCCTCGCGCAGCGCATCGCCTAGCAGTGCGCGGCTAGCACCGGGCAGAGACGTGGCTCGCGCAACCGCATCCGCGATGACATGGTCGCGCTGCTCGGGCGACGCAACGCGCTCGACAAAACCGTTTCGAACCGCACGGTCGACATCGAACGTTTCGGATGCCTCGAGGATACGCTTTGCTTCGTGCGAACCTACAATGCGCGCAAAGCGGCCCGTACCCAGTACGAGCCCGAATTGCAGCCCTGGCATGCGGAACGTCGTACCGGGCGCCGCGACGCGCATATTGCATGCGGCGATCAGGTCCACGCCCGCGCCGAAATTCTTGCCGTGTGCAAATGCGACCGTCAACGCCGGCGACGCGGCAACGCGCTGCAACAGCGTTTCGATACGTACGAATCGCAACAGCAGGTCGCCTTCGCTCGCTTGATCGACGTCGGTCATATCGAATCCGGCGCTAAAGCAGCGGCCCTCACCTTGCAAGACCGCGGCCGGCACATTCGATGCGGCGATTTCGTCGAAAACGGCGATCAACTGTTCGACGAGTTCGGCCGACAAGGCATTGTGCTTTTCCGGCCGTTTCAGCGTAATAGACCAGTATTCAGGGTACTTTTCAATTGCCAGCAGGTTCATGCTTCGACCTCGCTTGCCGCACCGGCGAGCAG belongs to Paraburkholderia sp. SOS3 and includes:
- a CDS encoding CoA-transferase subunit beta; the encoded protein is MHEPWSGFSYIVTNLARFIRPNEITFSGVNSTLPMLACLMAKRAYDWDFVYINVAGGVNPTPSSIPLSSSDPVLAEGSASIFANEDFYDLCARGRMDLTFLGAAQLDGSGCANNSCIGEWDHPKVRLPGGGGGAVMLPTARRACTWRTEHSRRTLVQKLDFVTSWGGMHGVVTPIAVFVKRDNRLALQSWHPESSLDEVRERTGFEFDATGAEPTRPPSQREREALRALDHAGQFEHDAAIRLR
- a CDS encoding class I adenylate-forming enzyme family protein, whose amino-acid sequence is MLKQSDSPRNTERGTTSTANRATQTLAEALTACWSKPEVAALTALDDGNRSFTYAQLADATATTAAGLLAQGLARSDAVAIAMSRSLDAVVVLLAAIRCGLCPCVLEPKLPAEEIDERLTLVGAKGLVFDSANSDLVQGLKRDPDGRGTIRAIDVAQLGAYAAAEATADSTCEHDVDERTPALLLFTSGSTGRPKAVELTQRALLNNALGVIAHTGLSAQDRLLHVMPIYHTNGVNNQLFAPLLTGATIIFADRFRADDMPVLMERHRPTIITGVPTMYSRMLSQTFTPAALASLRIARCGSAPITEALHREVEAKLGCPLIVSYGLSEATCTSTMNPPHARRIGSVGTVLRGQSVQLRQADDTMTDAPGVEGEICIAGRSVMTGYLGAEDATARTVTDGWLRTGDLGRFDEDGYLYVTGRIKDVIIRGGENLSPLLIENVIVSETHVRACCVVGKPDHDLGEVPVAVVVAGNDSTLHAQDICDSVRRRLSRIYVPHEVYFVDALPETAVGKIDRKSLAGLVRDGLLQAVA
- a CDS encoding enoyl-CoA hydratase/isomerase family protein, with the translated sequence MNLLAIEKYPEYWSITLKRPEKHNALSAELVEQLIAVFDEIAASNVPAAVLQGEGRCFSAGFDMTDVDQASEGDLLLRFVRIETLLQRVAASPALTVAFAHGKNFGAGVDLIAACNMRVAAPGTTFRMPGLQFGLVLGTGRFARIVGSHEAKRILEASETFDVDRAVRNGFVERVASPEQRDHVIADAVARATSLPGASRALLGDALREAMHDDHANADLAALVRSAAEPGLKRRIDAYRNPASSPRSEHPQKETS
- a CDS encoding CoA transferase subunit A; this translates as MTSGFPDTDKQVSLSELVARVPDGASLGLGGSFLHRGPFAFVRELIRQQKRGIEVIKQSPGYDIDILCRAGVASRARCGIVAMEGNFGLAPYYRKAVESGALALEEHACASLTAGLRAAAFGVPFQPCAGLHGSDLTRINNWKCIEDPYGSGVATWVIPAIAPDFAVVHANSVDRQGNVRIAGTYHWDRIISRASKSVLVVAEEISDEDFSAQPELTVIPYFMVEAYAIVPNGAWPGSCWPKYAVDYAAVEAYLPAGEQVLDAHLAQAPEERSAHHA